The following nucleotide sequence is from Halomonas chromatireducens.
ACACGCTGGACCTGCCGGCCGAGGTCAAGAGCGAGCTCAAGGCGCTGACGCCGGCCACCTATATCGGCAACGCCGAGGCTCAGGCCAGAAGGCTCTGAGGCAGTTGCAACGGTTTATCGGAGACGCGCATTGGTAAAACTCAACAGGATCTACACCCGTACCGGGGACAAGGGCGACACCGGGCTCGGCGACGGCAGCCGCGTGGCCAAGCACGACCGTCGCGTGGAAGCCTTCGGCACCGTGGACGAGACCAATGCCACCATTGGCCTGGCCCAGCTGCATGCCGAAGGCGAACTGCAGCAGATGCTGGCCACCGTGCAGAACGACCTGTTCGACGTGGGCGCCGACCTGTGCACGCCGGAACAGGAAGACCCGACGTATCCTCCCCTGAGGGTCACGGCAACCCAGGTGGAGTTCCTTGAACGCCAGATCGACGCCATGAACGCCGATCTCGCCAGCCTGCGCTCCTTCATCCTGCCGGGGGGAACCCCGTTGGCCGCTCACCTCCACCTGGCCCGCACCGTCGCCCGGCGCGCCGAACGCCTGGTCACACTGCTGATGATCGAGCAGCCGGTGAACCCCGAGGTGCTGCGCTACATGAACCGCCTCTCCGACCTGCTGTTCGTCGCAGCCCGCAAGGCCAACGACAACGGCGCGGGTGATGTGCTGTGGGTACCCGGTGCCAACCGATGAGCTTTCTCGAGGAAAACAGCATGGGCAGTGCCCCCCCCCTTACCCTGCTTGGCGGCCTCTCCCCCGCCGAGTTCCTGCGCGACTACTGGCAGCGCAGGCCGCTGCTGATCCGCGGTGCCTTTCCCGACCTTGAGTGCCCGCTGGAGCCCGACGAACTTGCCGGGCTCGCCTGCGAGGAGGGCGTCGAATCCCGCTTGGTGGAGGAGCACGGCGCCGAAGGCCCCTGGCAGGTGAGCCACGGCCCCTTCGACGAGGCCACCT
It contains:
- a CDS encoding cob(I)yrinic acid a,c-diamide adenosyltransferase — its product is MVKLNRIYTRTGDKGDTGLGDGSRVAKHDRRVEAFGTVDETNATIGLAQLHAEGELQQMLATVQNDLFDVGADLCTPEQEDPTYPPLRVTATQVEFLERQIDAMNADLASLRSFILPGGTPLAAHLHLARTVARRAERLVTLLMIEQPVNPEVLRYMNRLSDLLFVAARKANDNGAGDVLWVPGANR